The genomic interval CCGGCCGCGTTCGCGAGCCACTCCGCGGCGGCCGGAGCGAGCGCGTTGGTCGAGACCATCATCGCGCCGAAGATCCCGAGCGCCTGGCCGAGCTTGCGGGGCGGGGCCAGGTCTGCGGCCAGGGTCGAGGCGGCGACGAAGAAGAGCGTGAAGGCGAAGCCGTGCAGCACGCGCAGGAACACCAGCCACGGCCCGAGCGCGTCGACGCGCAGAAAGCCCAGGCTCGTGAGCGTCATCAGCGCCGCTCCGCCGTAGGCGAGCGGAAGCCGCCCGCGGCGGTCGATCCAGACTCCGACGAACCCGACCAGCGCGACGTTGGCGAACCAGGTGAGCGAGGAGATCCCGCCGATCTCCGATGGGTTCGCGCCGAGCTCGAGCTCCAGGTACTTCGGCAGCAGGAAGTACGCGGAGTGCGCCAGCCCGAAGGCGAGCGTCGCGGCGAGCAGCGCCGCGAACCCGCAATCGAGCACGGGCGGGTCGTCGGGCTCGCTCGTGGTCTCGGCGGTCGGCACCGGGCACCGTGATAGCATTCCCGCGTGGCGCTTGCGCTCTCGGGCCTGCGCATCTGGGACGGCACGAGCGCAGAGCTCGGGCCCGGGCGCGCCACGCTGCGCATCGAGGGCGAGCGGATCGCGGCCGTCGGCAGCGATGTGCGACCGGAGCCGGGCGACGAGGCGATCGCGCTCGACGGCGCGGTCGCACTGCCGGGCCTGATCGACGCGCACGTGCACATGACGCTCGACCCTGCGATCCGCTCCCCCGCGGAGCAGCTCGAGATCGGAGAGGAGGCCGCGTTCTCGGCCATGGCCACGCGAGCGCGCGACATGCTCGCGGTGGGAATCACGACCGCGCGCGATCTCGGCGGCGGCGCGCACCGCGAGCTCGCGCTTCGCGATCGCATCGCGAGCTTCGAGATCCCCGGCCCGCGGCTGCTCTGCGCCGGGCAGCCCGTGACCTCGCCGCAGGGGCACTGCTGGTTCTGGGGCGGCGAGGCGCGCGGCGCGGCTGAAATCCGCGGCGTCGTGCGCCGCCAGGTCGAGCGCGGCGCGGACCTGATCAAGGTGATGGCGACGGGCGGCGTGCTCACCGCGGGAACGAACCCGTCGGACGCGCAGTTCGAGTCGCACGAGCTCGACGCCGTCGTCGCCGAGGCGCGGCTGCACGGCCGGCACGTCGCCGCGCACTGCCACGGCACGTCGGGAATCGAGCGCGCGGCGCGCGCGGGCGTGCGCACGATCGAGCACTGCTCGTTCATGGGCGAGCCGGGTGCGAGCGCACCGCCTTCGCCGGAGCTCGTGTCGCTGATCGCACGCGCCGGCTCGTTCGTCTCGCCCACGATCAACACCGGCTTTGCGCGCTTCTTCGCCGAGGACGGCACGCCCGGTAAGTTCGCCACCCGGATCGGTCAGGCCTACACGGCGCTGCGTCGCGCGGGCGTTCCGTTCATTGCCTCGACCGACGCGGGAATTCCCAACGTCGCGCACCACCGGCTGCCCGAGGCGCTCGCGCTCTTTGCGCGCGTGGCGGGGCTGCGGCCGGTCGAGGCGCTTCGCGCCGCGACGTCCGACGCCGCGCGCGCGCTCGGCCTGGAAGGCGTGACCGGGGCGCTGCGCGCGGGGCTCTGCGCGGACGTGCTGGTCGTCGACGGAAATCCCCTCGAGGACCTCTCGGCGCTGCTCCGCCCGATCCTGGTCGTGGCGCGAGGGCGTAGACTCCCGGCATGACCCAGTACGAGACGCTGCGCTACGAGGTGAACGACGGCATCGCGACGCTCACGCTCGCGCGACCCGAGCGCCTGAACGCGATGACGAACGCGATGGTGGTCGAGGCGCACGACGCGCTCTCGCTGGCGGCGGCGGACTCACGCCTGCGCGTGCTGGTGCTGACCGGAGAGGGGCGCGGCTTCTGTCCGGGCGCCGACCTGCAGCACTTCACCGATCCGAGCCGCGGACGGGATGCGGTGCTCGAAGCGCGCCACTTCCGCATCTGCACGCTCCTGCACGAGATGCCCGCCGTCACGATCGCGGCCGTGAACGGCGCCTGCGCGGGCGCGGGAATGGGCTGG from Deltaproteobacteria bacterium carries:
- a CDS encoding MFS transporter, which encodes MLSRCPVPTAETTSEPDDPPVLDCGFAALLAATLAFGLAHSAYFLLPKYLELELGANPSEIGGISSLTWFANVALVGFVGVWIDRRGRLPLAYGGAALMTLTSLGFLRVDALGPWLVFLRVLHGFAFTLFFVAASTLAADLAPPRKLGQALGIFGAMMVSTNALAPAAAEWLANAAG
- a CDS encoding amidohydrolase family protein, with the translated sequence MALALSGLRIWDGTSAELGPGRATLRIEGERIAAVGSDVRPEPGDEAIALDGAVALPGLIDAHVHMTLDPAIRSPAEQLEIGEEAAFSAMATRARDMLAVGITTARDLGGGAHRELALRDRIASFEIPGPRLLCAGQPVTSPQGHCWFWGGEARGAAEIRGVVRRQVERGADLIKVMATGGVLTAGTNPSDAQFESHELDAVVAEARLHGRHVAAHCHGTSGIERAARAGVRTIEHCSFMGEPGASAPPSPELVSLIARAGSFVSPTINTGFARFFAEDGTPGKFATRIGQAYTALRRAGVPFIASTDAGIPNVAHHRLPEALALFARVAGLRPVEALRAATSDAARALGLEGVTGALRAGLCADVLVVDGNPLEDLSALLRPILVVARGRRLPA
- a CDS encoding enoyl-CoA hydratase/isomerase family protein, with translation MTQYETLRYEVNDGIATLTLARPERLNAMTNAMVVEAHDALSLAAADSRLRVLVLTGEGRGFCPGADLQHFTDPSRGRDAVLEARHFRICTLLHEMPAVTIAAVNGACAGAGMGW